The following proteins are encoded in a genomic region of Ctenopharyngodon idella isolate HZGC_01 chromosome 12, HZGC01, whole genome shotgun sequence:
- the LOC127523978 gene encoding glucagon-like peptide 2 receptor isoform X3 yields the protein MSTFQIYFLCKASKVSLEYFVGCNYFWLLVEAIFLHTLLFTAVLTRKRLLKKYMIIGWGTPLLFVIPWTVAKTLYENKSCWLNNIKWIWWIIRGPITLSVIVIFCIFLKIIRLLRSKFRADQLKFTDYHYSLLRATLVLIPLLGIHEIVFTIIIDESVEGTTRYTRNFVHLTLSSFQGLLVAVLYCFANEEVKAELKKRWQLFVSSNHFEVHNCFADIHPKHLWKCSQKSPGQNTEQSESNEDRGHAPTQAHQLQVAVQSAEDVACGRSLGLEFYMRKSLSSSDGEITSGETMEEIIEESEF from the exons ATGTCAACCTTCCAGATTTATTTCCTCTGCAAGGCCTCAAAGGTGTCGCTGGAATATTTTGTGGGATGTAATTACTTCTGGCTTCTAGTGGAGGCGATATTCCTGCACACGCTGCTGTTCACTGCGGTGTTGACCAGGAAAAGACTTCTGAAGAAATACATGATCATCGGATGGG GAACTCCATTATTGTTTGTGATTCCCTGGACCGTAGCCAAAACGTTGTATGAAAATAAAAG CTGTTGGTTAAATAACATCAAATGGATCTGGTGGATAATCAGAGGCCCAATAACATTATCAGTGATC gtcattttttgcatttttctcaAAATCATCAGACTTTTGCGGTCCAAGTTCAGGGCCGACCAGCTGAAGTTCACCGACTACCATTACAG TTTACTCAGAGCAACGCTCGTGTTGATCCCTCTGCTCGGGATCCACGAGATCGTCTTCACCATAATTATCGACGAATCGGTCGAAGGAACCACCCGCTACACTCGAAACTTCGTCCATCTTACCCTGAGCTCTTTCCAG GGTCTGTTAGTCGCAGTGCTGTACTGCTTTGCAAATGAAGAG GTCAAGGCTGAGCTGAAGAAGCGGTGGCAGCTGTTTGTTTCTTCCAATCACTTTGAGGTGCACAACTGCTTCGCGGACATTCACCCCAAACACCTGTGGAAGTGCTCGCAAAAGAGCCCCGGACAAAACACAGAGCAGAGCGAATCCAATGAGGACAGAGGCCACGCCCCCACACAGGCGCATCAGCTGCAGGTGGCTGTCCAATCAGCAGAGGACGTGGCCTGTGGGCGGAGCTTGGGCCTGGAGTTTTACATGAGGAAGAGCCTCTCCAGCAGCGACGGGGAAATTACTTCAGGGGAGACGATGGAGGAGATCATAGAGGAGAGCGAGTTTTGA
- the rcvrnb gene encoding recoverin b, producing the protein MQLSWTLGHNLKKVIEKMGNAKSGALSKELLEELKMNTKYSEEQLYVWYQKFLNECPTGRISQEQFESIYASFFPDADPKAYAQHVFRSFDANSDGTLDFKEYIVALHLTSSGKTVEKLEWAFALYDVDRNGTITKNEIHEIVKSIFNMISKEDQKNLPDDENTPEKRTEKIWDFFGKKENGKITEGEFIQGVMDNKNILRLIQFDEPQKVQERLKEKKQ; encoded by the exons ATGCAATTATCCTGGACACTCGGTCACAATCTCAAAAAAGTCATTGAGAAAATGGGCAACGCTAAAAGTGGAGCCCTTTCCAAAGAGCTTCTGGAGGAGCTGAAGATGAACACCAAATACTCCGAGGAGCAGCTGTACGTCTGGTACCAGAAGTTCCTGAATGAATGCCCGACGGGCCGCATCAGCCAAGAGCAGTTCGAGAGCATCTACGCCAGCTTCTTCCCTGACGCAGATCCCAAGGCTTACGCTCAGCACGTCTTCAGGAGCTTCGACGCCAACAGCGACGGAACGCTGGACTTTAAAGAATACATCGTGGCTCTGCATCTGACCTCCTCGGGGAAGACCGTGGAGAAGCTCGAGTGGGCCTTCGCTCTCTACGACGTGGACAGGAACGGAACCATCACCAAAAACGAGATTCATGAAATAGTGAAG TCAATATTCAACATGATCTCCAAAGAAGACCAGAAAAACCTTCCGGATGACGAGAACACCCCAGAAAAACGAACAGAAAAAATTTGGGACTTTTTTGGGAAAAAGGAAAATG GTAAAATAACAGAAGGAGAGTTCATTCAAGGAGTTATGGACAATAAGAACATTCTCCGCCTGATTCAGTTTGACGAACCCCAAAAGGTCCAAGAAAGGCTCAAAGAGAAGAAGCAGTAA
- the pts gene encoding 6-pyruvoyl tetrahydrobiopterin synthase: MSERIAYITRVQSFSACHRLHSKSLSDEENKQIFGKCNNPNGHGHNYKVEVTVRGKIDRNTGMVMNLTDLKDYIEEAIMKPLDHKNLDRDVPYFSDVVSTTENLCVFIWDGMAKLLPPDSLYEIKVHETDKNIVVYRGE; this comes from the exons ATGTCCGAGCGCATCGCCTACATCACACGAGTGCAGAGCTTCAGCGCCTGCCATCGATTACACAG caAATCTTTAAGTGATGAGGAGAACAAACAAATATTTGGAAAGTGCAACAATCCTAATGGCCATGGTCATAATTATAAAG TTGAAGTGACGGTTCGAGGAAAG ATCGACAGGAACACAGGGATGGTTATGAATCTTACTGACCTAAAGGACTATATTGAG GAGGCCATCATGAAACCTCTTGACCATAAAAATCTGGACCGGGATGTCCCTTACTTTTCTGATGTTGTCAG CACCACAGAAAACCTGTGCGTCTTTATTTGGGACGGCATGGCGAAGCTTCTCCCGCCGGACAGCCTGTATGAGATCAAAGTGCATGAAACGGACAAGAATATTGTTGTATACAGAGGCGAATAG